The Tripterygium wilfordii isolate XIE 37 chromosome 17, ASM1340144v1, whole genome shotgun sequence genome has a window encoding:
- the LOC119982451 gene encoding homeobox-leucine zipper protein ATHB-12-like produces the protein MTLEILVSEDPNTRMFGEEEEEYFPSSESFSFMRKTKSSKNNKRRFSDEQIKSLESMFETETRVEPKKKIQLARELGLQPRQVAIWFQNKRARWKSKQLERDYAILRANYNSLASRYENLKKEKQGLVLQLQRLKKDAVQNPKGERQCCGKSEAAPSSNEGELENGDSNKCESQVKPISSMEISEHGLGVVLDDDISIKAEYFQLEDEPNLMGMVEPAGDSSLTSPEGWGSLESDGLFDQSSSGYQWWDFWS, from the exons ATGACACTAGAGATCTTGGTGAGTGAGGATCCCAATACAAGAATGTttggggaagaagaagaggaatatTTTCCTTCTTCGGAATCTTTTAGCTTCATGAGAAAGACAAAGAGCAGCAAGAACAACAAGAGGAGATTTAGTGACGAGCAGATTAAGTCACTAGAGTCCATGTTTGAAACAGAGACAAGGGTTGAACCCAAAAAGAAGATTCAATTGGCAAGGGAACTTGGGTTGCAACCGCGTCAGGTTGCGATTTGGTTTCAGAACAAGAGAGCAAGATGGAAGTCCAAGCAGCTCGAGCGAGACTACGCCATATTAAGAGCTAATTACAACAGCCTTGCTTCACGGTATGAGAATCTAAAGAAAGAGAAGCAGGGTTTGGTTTTACAG TTGCAGAGACTGAAGAAAGATGCGGTTCAGAACCCAAAAGGAGAGCGGCAGTGTTGTGGGAAAAGTGAAGCAGCTCCAAGCAGCAATGAAGGGGAATTGGAGAATGGTGACTCCAACAAGTGTGAATCACAAGTGAAGCcgatctcgtcgatggagataTCAGAACATGGACTAGGAGTAGTTTTAGACGACGATATCAGCATAAAAGCAGAGTACTTTCAATTAGAAGATGAACCAAACCTTATGGGTATGGTAGAACCAGCTGGCGATAGTTCATTGACATCACCAGAAGGTTGGGGTAGTCTTGAATCTGATGGTCTGTTTGACCAATCTAGTAGTGGTTATCAATGGTGGGATTTCTGGTCTTGA